The proteins below come from a single Acidobacteriota bacterium genomic window:
- a CDS encoding FtsX-like permease family protein has protein sequence MLSRIVGRSLTRRKRRKLLGVAAVALGIGVTTAAATLSLSVGDRMARELRSFGANISVTPAADSLSIAVGGVDYRPAGAGAFLPESSLPELRKIFWRNNIMGFAPFLYAPAMIEGHQVVVIGSWFNHSLQVQRGDAFQTGLEKLHPAWNIQGNWPQEGSRECLVGTALASELGIKPLANLTFQSKENPGSTMALMVSGIVGTGGEEDHEVLAPLAAVQEFTGLPGKVRRVEVSALTKPEDDFGRSDVTRLNATDYERWYCTPYVSSIAYQIQQAIPGSEAKPVYRVAATEGTIIKNISLLMTLLAIAALVTAALAMASLMFAMILERRTEIGLFKSLGATNGRVASIFLLEAFGVGLVGGVVGYGLGSWMASRLSVAVFGVPTGIQWVILPTVLALALLVALAGSAVPLVRGLRFSPVAVLRSE, from the coding sequence ATGTTAAGCAGAATTGTCGGCAGGTCGCTCACACGCCGGAAGAGACGCAAACTGTTAGGGGTGGCAGCCGTTGCGCTGGGAATTGGCGTCACCACCGCTGCGGCTACGCTCTCCCTCAGCGTGGGCGACCGCATGGCGCGCGAACTTCGCTCCTTTGGGGCGAACATTTCTGTAACACCTGCCGCCGACAGCCTTTCGATTGCAGTGGGAGGAGTGGACTATCGGCCTGCCGGCGCCGGAGCTTTTCTGCCTGAATCAAGCCTCCCAGAACTGAGAAAGATTTTCTGGCGAAATAACATCATGGGGTTTGCGCCCTTTCTCTACGCGCCCGCAATGATAGAAGGACACCAGGTCGTGGTGATCGGAAGCTGGTTCAACCACTCCCTGCAGGTGCAGCGCGGAGATGCTTTCCAGACAGGGCTGGAAAAGCTTCACCCGGCCTGGAACATCCAGGGCAACTGGCCGCAAGAAGGTTCCCGGGAGTGCCTGGTGGGAACGGCGCTGGCAAGTGAACTGGGAATCAAGCCCCTCGCCAACTTGACATTCCAAAGCAAGGAAAACCCCGGCTCCACGATGGCTCTCATGGTGAGCGGCATTGTTGGTACCGGAGGCGAAGAGGATCACGAGGTCCTTGCGCCGCTTGCCGCAGTCCAGGAATTCACCGGCCTGCCGGGAAAAGTGCGCCGGGTGGAAGTGAGCGCCCTGACCAAACCTGAGGACGACTTTGGCCGGTCTGACGTCACCAGGCTGAACGCCACCGACTATGAGCGCTGGTATTGCACGCCCTACGTCAGTTCAATCGCCTATCAGATTCAGCAGGCGATTCCCGGCTCAGAGGCCAAACCGGTCTACCGCGTGGCAGCAACCGAGGGCACCATCATCAAGAATATCAGCCTTCTGATGACGCTTCTGGCCATAGCGGCGCTGGTGACGGCCGCTCTGGCGATGGCCTCACTGATGTTCGCCATGATTCTGGAACGCCGGACGGAAATCGGCCTGTTCAAGTCCCTGGGGGCCACTAACGGTCGCGTGGCGTCAATTTTTCTCCTGGAAGCTTTTGGAGTGGGGCTCGTGGGCGGCGTTGTGGGATACGGGCTGGGAAGCTGGATGGCAAGCCGGCTTTCGGTTGCTGTTTTCGGCGTTCCCACCGGTATTCAGTGGGTGATTTTGCC
- a CDS encoding DUF2318 domain-containing protein, translated as MFDSLVITLREGVEAALIVGIVLGYLKKAGRDEWTRFVWWGVGAAVVVSAAAAYFLQKWAINEDAYEGWMMLVGAVFVASIVIWMMRASKGLRKEIESKILGLSTKPTRSGAWGIFAFVLLMVAREGAETAIFLGAVSLRTTELMNLMGAVLGLALAIGLGVAFFKGSVKVNLRRFFSVTSLVLLVVAVQLLVSGLHELSEAQILPSSRHEMAIIGPIANSDSFFFVAIIALCLFLVLAQKIRSASTSEADLVRMAAPERRKVLASQRRERFWKTAASAVGLIIIVLISADFVYSRVAQAATPPVQLSFASNILQVPVDELKDHKLHTYQIEAGGKQVRFIAIIDSTDTVRVGLDACQICGDQGYYQQGQNVICRNCASAIYIPTIGSAGGCNPVHIDYLVRNSTLVIAKANLESSARYFH; from the coding sequence ATGTTCGATTCATTAGTCATCACACTGCGCGAAGGTGTTGAGGCTGCCCTGATCGTCGGCATAGTGCTCGGCTATCTCAAGAAGGCCGGCCGCGACGAATGGACGCGGTTTGTGTGGTGGGGAGTGGGGGCGGCGGTTGTGGTGAGTGCGGCTGCCGCGTATTTCCTCCAGAAGTGGGCCATCAACGAAGATGCCTACGAGGGCTGGATGATGCTGGTGGGTGCGGTGTTTGTGGCTTCCATCGTGATCTGGATGATGCGGGCGTCGAAGGGACTCAGGAAGGAAATTGAAAGCAAAATCTTGGGCCTTTCCACCAAGCCGACCCGCTCGGGGGCGTGGGGAATCTTCGCCTTCGTGCTCCTGATGGTGGCCCGCGAAGGCGCTGAGACAGCGATCTTCCTGGGCGCGGTTTCATTGCGCACCACCGAGCTGATGAACCTGATGGGGGCCGTACTGGGCCTGGCGCTGGCCATCGGCCTGGGCGTGGCGTTCTTCAAAGGAAGCGTGAAGGTCAATCTGCGCAGATTTTTCAGCGTTACCAGCCTGGTGCTCCTGGTGGTTGCGGTGCAGTTGCTGGTTTCCGGCTTGCATGAGCTTTCCGAAGCCCAGATTCTTCCCTCGAGCCGCCACGAAATGGCTATCATCGGCCCAATTGCTAATAGTGATTCCTTCTTCTTTGTGGCCATCATCGCCCTCTGCCTGTTTCTGGTTCTGGCCCAAAAGATCCGGTCAGCATCAACCTCAGAAGCTGACCTTGTGCGCATGGCAGCGCCAGAGCGCCGAAAGGTCCTCGCCAGCCAGCGGCGTGAACGTTTCTGGAAGACGGCTGCGAGCGCCGTGGGGCTAATCATCATTGTGCTGATCAGTGCGGACTTTGTTTATTCCCGAGTGGCCCAGGCAGCTACGCCGCCTGTCCAATTGAGCTTTGCCAGCAACATCCTTCAGGTGCCGGTTGACGAGCTGAAAGACCACAAGCTGCACACCTATCAGATTGAAGCCGGAGGCAAGCAGGTTCGATTCATCGCCATCATCGATTCAACGGATACGGTCCGCGTGGGGCTAGATGCCTGCCAGATCTGCGGTGACCAGGGCTACTATCAGCAGGGACAAAACGTGATCTGCCGGAACTGCGCGTCCGCCATTTACATTCCGACGATCGGTTCAGCCGGCGGCTGCAACCCCGTTCACATTGACTATCTGGTGCGGAATAGCACGCTGGTGATTGCAAAAGCCAATCTTGAAAGTTCGGCCCGGTATTTCCACTGA
- a CDS encoding transcriptional repressor: protein MVLAKHLKERRSVTTQLREHGLRLTRQRRVIADVLQQAGEHLDAPEVLQRARQQMPGLHLATVYRALESLKKLGIIDELDLMHVNGHGHYYEARTNKDHMHFTCQRCGTVFEIQDPLFEKLKSQIESRHGLTLRVARLELGGSCASCTAKAREKDRLAVSV from the coding sequence ATGGTTCTTGCAAAACACCTCAAAGAACGGCGCTCCGTCACCACCCAGCTCCGCGAGCACGGCCTTCGTCTGACTCGCCAGCGCCGGGTGATCGCAGACGTCCTCCAGCAAGCTGGTGAGCACCTTGACGCTCCTGAAGTCCTGCAACGCGCCCGTCAGCAGATGCCCGGCCTGCACCTGGCCACCGTCTATCGCGCCCTGGAGTCTCTCAAGAAACTTGGCATCATTGATGAGCTTGACCTGATGCATGTGAACGGGCACGGACATTACTACGAGGCCCGCACCAACAAAGACCACATGCACTTTACCTGCCAGCGGTGTGGTACGGTGTTTGAGATCCAGGACCCGTTGTTTGAAAAGCTGAAGAGCCAGATCGAAAGCCGCCACGGGCTTACGCTTCGCGTGGCGCGGCTGGAACTGGGTGGCTCTTGCGCAAGCTGTACGGCCAAGGCCAGGGAAAAAGACCGTCTCGCTGTTTCCGTTTGA
- a CDS encoding L-seryl-tRNA(Sec) selenium transferase, with product MLMETKSHPNAATELLRQIPSVDELLGRQNLRRLEAELGHRIVLQAARAVLQDVREGITKGTLAAFSLAELEEKIVVGATDLAAYSLQPVINATGVVLHTNLGRAPLARKAVEHIEEIAGCYSNLEYDLGEGRRGKRDTHTDRLFAELTGAERTLVVNNNAAAVFLTLNALAEGGEVIVSRGELIEIGGSFRIPDICAKSGARLKEVGTTNRTRLADYADAINESTKALMRVHPSNFRVVGFTERPELAELAEVARQHQLPLIEDLGSGCLMDLRPLGIQDEPPVAASLKDGADVVTFSGDKLLGGPQAGLITGKREFLDRIRRNPLFRALRVDKLTIAALEATVRIYLDGNVDAVPALRMMRRPLEELAARAASLVAKLVEISSISAGIEDGESVVGGGSTPGQSLPAKLITVHHNRLGAQELEAALRRNRPPVIARVERDRLLLDLRTVFDGQESAIIKAFERIA from the coding sequence ATCTTGATGGAAACCAAAAGCCATCCGAACGCCGCGACGGAACTGCTGCGCCAGATTCCCTCCGTCGATGAGCTGCTGGGCAGGCAGAATTTGAGGCGGCTTGAAGCGGAACTCGGCCACCGCATCGTTCTGCAGGCTGCCAGGGCTGTTCTGCAAGACGTGCGGGAAGGGATTACGAAGGGAACCCTCGCAGCATTCTCATTGGCTGAGCTAGAGGAAAAAATCGTCGTAGGCGCCACGGACCTGGCAGCATACTCGCTCCAACCCGTCATCAATGCCACAGGAGTGGTCCTTCACACCAATCTGGGCCGGGCGCCCCTGGCCCGCAAGGCGGTGGAGCACATCGAGGAAATCGCCGGCTGTTATTCGAACCTGGAATATGACCTCGGCGAAGGAAGGCGCGGAAAGCGCGACACACACACTGACCGCCTCTTCGCGGAATTGACGGGCGCTGAGAGGACGCTGGTGGTGAATAACAATGCCGCCGCTGTGTTCCTCACATTGAACGCGCTTGCCGAGGGCGGAGAAGTCATCGTTTCACGCGGGGAGCTGATAGAGATCGGTGGGTCATTCCGCATCCCGGACATCTGCGCCAAAAGTGGCGCCAGGCTGAAAGAAGTTGGCACTACCAATCGGACGCGGCTGGCCGACTATGCCGACGCCATCAATGAAAGCACCAAAGCTCTGATGCGCGTCCACCCCAGCAACTTTCGCGTTGTCGGGTTTACCGAACGCCCGGAGCTTGCTGAACTGGCCGAAGTTGCCCGCCAGCATCAATTGCCCCTCATTGAAGACCTCGGCAGCGGTTGCCTCATGGACCTCAGGCCGCTGGGCATTCAGGATGAGCCGCCGGTGGCCGCGAGTCTCAAGGACGGCGCAGACGTAGTGACCTTTAGCGGGGACAAGCTGCTGGGAGGGCCGCAGGCAGGCCTGATCACCGGCAAACGGGAGTTCCTGGACCGTATCCGCAGGAACCCCCTGTTTCGCGCCCTGAGGGTTGACAAGCTGACTATCGCGGCGCTCGAAGCAACCGTCCGGATTTATCTTGACGGAAACGTTGACGCCGTCCCGGCCTTGCGAATGATGAGGCGGCCGCTCGAAGAGCTGGCCGCGCGCGCTGCTTCGCTTGTTGCGAAACTGGTAGAAATTTCTTCCATCTCCGCGGGGATTGAAGACGGCGAATCGGTGGTCGGTGGGGGCTCGACACCCGGGCAGTCGTTGCCTGCGAAACTGATTACGGTCCATCACAACAGACTGGGCGCACAGGAACTGGAAGCGGCGCTCCGGCGGAACCGACCGCCCGTCATCGCACGCGTGGAGCGGGACCGGTTGCTGCTCGACCTGCGAACAGTGTTTGACGGACAAGAATCTGCGATTATTAAGGCGTTTGAGCGGATTGCGTAG
- the purH gene encoding bifunctional phosphoribosylaminoimidazolecarboxamide formyltransferase/IMP cyclohydrolase translates to MKPITRALLSVSDKTGIVDFAAGLAKLGVDIVSTGGTARLLREKGVKVRDVSDLTGFPEMLDGRVKTLHPKVHGGILAIRSNPGHMAATKEHGISVIDLVAVNLYPFERTAAKPGVEFEELIENIDIGGPTMIRSAAKNFEDVAVVVDPADYAGILEGLGQNGGLERETRLALARKAFATTAAYDGFISTTLQERASPGLPKNLHLNFEKAMDLRYGENPHQSAALYRNVAVAGRGLAYAPQLHGKELSYNNLVDLEAAWRLAQEFAEPVTAIIKHTNPCGIAIGKTLAESYARALSCDPVSSFGSVIAVNRKLDLATAAEMSKLFIEAIIAPGFDADALEKLKARKNLRLIDMSATAGDEYGPQLKSVGGGLLVQTPDAVAAKPQDWKCATKRQPTEEEVRGLVFAWSVVKHVKSNAIVFGRDGMIVGVGAGQMSRVDSVKLAAMKARDLKHDLKGAVVASDAFFPFPDGVEEAAKHGATAVVQPGGSVRDNEVVEAADRLGMAMLMTGIRHFRH, encoded by the coding sequence ATGAAACCCATCACACGTGCACTACTTAGCGTCAGCGACAAGACTGGAATCGTGGACTTTGCCGCAGGCCTGGCAAAGCTCGGCGTTGATATTGTCTCAACGGGCGGCACCGCGAGGCTTCTTAGAGAGAAAGGCGTGAAGGTCCGCGACGTTTCCGATCTCACTGGCTTTCCGGAAATGCTCGACGGGCGCGTGAAGACGCTGCATCCCAAAGTTCACGGCGGCATTCTGGCCATCCGGTCGAATCCGGGCCACATGGCGGCCACGAAGGAACACGGTATCAGCGTAATTGACCTGGTTGCCGTTAACCTTTATCCCTTTGAAAGGACAGCCGCCAAGCCCGGCGTGGAATTTGAAGAGCTGATCGAAAACATCGACATCGGCGGGCCAACGATGATCCGCTCGGCTGCAAAAAATTTTGAGGACGTCGCCGTCGTGGTTGACCCGGCTGACTATGCCGGCATCCTCGAGGGACTTGGCCAGAACGGAGGTCTTGAACGCGAAACTCGCCTCGCCCTGGCGCGAAAAGCATTTGCCACCACGGCAGCCTACGACGGCTTTATTTCCACCACTTTGCAGGAGCGTGCGTCACCCGGCCTGCCGAAGAATCTCCATCTGAATTTTGAGAAGGCCATGGACTTGCGCTACGGTGAAAACCCGCACCAGAGCGCTGCGCTCTACCGGAACGTCGCTGTGGCAGGCAGGGGACTGGCGTACGCGCCGCAACTCCACGGCAAGGAGCTTTCCTACAACAACCTGGTTGACCTGGAAGCGGCGTGGCGCCTGGCGCAGGAATTCGCGGAGCCCGTGACGGCCATTATTAAGCATACCAATCCCTGCGGCATTGCGATTGGCAAGACGTTGGCGGAAAGCTACGCGCGGGCGCTTTCGTGCGATCCGGTCTCGTCATTCGGCTCGGTGATCGCCGTGAACCGCAAGCTTGACCTGGCAACGGCCGCGGAGATGTCGAAACTGTTTATAGAAGCCATCATCGCGCCGGGGTTCGACGCTGATGCGCTCGAAAAACTGAAGGCCCGGAAGAACCTGCGGCTGATTGATATGTCGGCGACCGCCGGGGATGAATACGGCCCGCAACTCAAAAGTGTGGGCGGCGGGTTGCTGGTGCAGACTCCGGACGCCGTGGCCGCCAAACCCCAGGACTGGAAATGCGCCACAAAGCGCCAGCCCACGGAAGAGGAGGTACGCGGGCTGGTGTTTGCCTGGAGCGTGGTGAAGCACGTGAAGTCCAACGCCATTGTCTTTGGACGGGACGGCATGATCGTGGGCGTTGGCGCCGGCCAGATGAGCCGGGTGGATTCCGTGAAGCTGGCGGCAATGAAAGCTCGCGACCTGAAGCATGATTTAAAGGGGGCCGTGGTGGCGTCCGATGCATTCTTCCCGTTTCCAGACGGCGTGGAAGAAGCCGCAAAGCACGGCGCCACTGCAGTTGTCCAGCCGGGCGGTTCTGTCCGTGACAATGAAGTGGTTGAAGCCGCTGACCGCCTTGGCATGGCCATGCTGATGACCGGCATCCGGCACTTCCGGCATTGA
- a CDS encoding VWA domain-containing protein codes for MGERAVMKNTRTKMICAAAAIFAAVGLWIFGSNLVAHAQQEPGPGPTPQPGETVYAPKKSTKPDLQQQPENQPSEQPEKIPQEAGKPAPQEKQPEKINPNEVYTLSTESNLVNVDVLVTDKNGSPITGLAKTNFKVMDDGVPQSVTNFSTAEAPITVAMLVEFSNKWWGYLYLALEDAYQFLNFMEPKDWVAVVDFDMQPHILQDFTHDRYQVRGALDTLRIPGFSEINLYDALSFSIDRMKNVGGRKAILAIVSGFDTFSKLTYGDMLKIAKGSNTPIYAISIEEFVSIRYGENIDTLQARNALTSIARYSGGDAFFPRFEGAVPEIYQQVAGQLRHQYSLGFIPTNSTQDGKYHKLDIQLVDTQGNPLIITDKKGKKVKYRVVSREGYYSPKA; via the coding sequence ATGGGGGAAAGGGCTGTTATGAAAAACACACGGACCAAGATGATATGCGCCGCGGCGGCGATCTTTGCGGCTGTCGGCTTGTGGATTTTTGGGTCGAACCTGGTTGCCCATGCGCAACAGGAGCCTGGGCCGGGACCGACTCCCCAGCCCGGGGAGACAGTTTACGCGCCCAAGAAGTCGACGAAGCCAGACCTCCAGCAACAGCCGGAGAACCAGCCGTCAGAGCAGCCCGAGAAGATCCCTCAGGAGGCCGGTAAGCCGGCACCACAGGAAAAGCAACCCGAAAAGATCAACCCCAACGAGGTTTACACTCTCTCCACCGAATCCAACCTGGTAAACGTCGATGTGCTGGTGACGGACAAAAACGGCAGCCCGATCACCGGCCTCGCCAAGACTAATTTCAAAGTCATGGACGACGGTGTGCCACAATCGGTCACAAACTTCTCGACGGCGGAAGCGCCCATCACGGTGGCGATGCTGGTTGAGTTCAGCAACAAGTGGTGGGGCTACCTTTACCTCGCACTCGAAGACGCCTACCAGTTTCTAAACTTCATGGAGCCTAAAGACTGGGTGGCTGTGGTCGATTTCGATATGCAGCCTCACATCCTGCAGGACTTCACGCATGACCGCTATCAGGTGCGTGGTGCGCTCGACACGCTGCGGATTCCAGGCTTCAGCGAGATCAATCTCTACGATGCTCTGTCATTCTCGATCGACCGGATGAAGAATGTGGGCGGGCGCAAAGCCATCCTGGCAATCGTCAGTGGATTTGATACCTTCAGCAAACTGACTTACGGCGACATGCTCAAAATCGCCAAGGGTTCGAACACTCCAATCTATGCGATCAGCATCGAGGAATTTGTCTCGATTCGGTACGGAGAAAACATTGATACGCTGCAGGCACGGAATGCACTGACATCGATCGCCAGATATTCGGGCGGGGATGCCTTTTTCCCGCGCTTCGAAGGCGCCGTGCCGGAAATCTATCAGCAGGTCGCCGGGCAGCTACGGCACCAGTACAGTCTGGGATTTATACCCACGAACAGCACCCAGGATGGCAAGTACCATAAGCTGGACATCCAACTGGTGGACACACAGGGAAATCCGCTGATTATCACCGATAAGAAGGGTAAGAAAGTCAAATACCGCGTGGTATCACGCGAAGGCTATTACTCGCCGAAAGCGTAA
- a CDS encoding DUF5009 domain-containing protein, which produces MTEPRPMGLQSWTPGPPSDFADIGENAMNAHSTQVVTESMPAERAKPASTGLHAVAASERVVSVDALRGFDMFWIAGGAPFVMEFFKLFANPLPPWLGGQFEHTSWIGFDFWDIIMPLFLFIVGVAMPFSIGKRVERGDSRARIYRKVAYRVAVLWVLGMVAQGHLLLFTLGNFQIYSNTLQSIAAGYLIASIALVEMPLRWQAGLAAGLLVVYWALMRFVPVPGVGAGVITPQGNLAMWVDTVILGRFRDGTTYTWILSSLGFGATTLMGVLAGHMLRGPKPKERKALLLAASGLACLFAGWLWSFEFPIIKHIWTSSMVLWSGGWCLLLLALFYYVIDVKGYRRWAFFFIVFGMNAIVAYIAPDIIPFRTISRTLFAGLATHLGILGNFLIAAGSVGILWLGLYYMFCKKTFVRI; this is translated from the coding sequence ATGACAGAGCCCCGGCCTATGGGCCTTCAGTCTTGGACGCCGGGCCCTCCATCAGATTTTGCAGACATTGGAGAGAACGCTATGAATGCACACTCCACTCAAGTGGTTACGGAGAGCATGCCAGCGGAGCGGGCCAAACCCGCGAGCACCGGGCTGCACGCTGTCGCCGCTTCCGAGCGAGTTGTATCAGTAGACGCATTGCGCGGTTTTGACATGTTCTGGATAGCTGGCGGGGCCCCGTTTGTCATGGAATTTTTCAAACTGTTCGCAAACCCTTTGCCGCCCTGGCTCGGCGGGCAGTTTGAACACACATCTTGGATAGGTTTCGATTTCTGGGACATTATCATGCCCCTCTTCCTATTCATTGTGGGCGTGGCCATGCCATTCTCCATCGGCAAGAGGGTGGAACGGGGAGACAGCCGGGCTCGCATCTACCGCAAGGTGGCCTATCGCGTGGCGGTGCTGTGGGTCCTGGGCATGGTGGCCCAGGGGCACCTGCTGCTCTTCACGCTGGGCAATTTTCAGATTTACAGCAACACGCTGCAATCGATTGCCGCAGGCTACTTGATTGCGTCGATTGCGCTGGTGGAAATGCCCCTGCGCTGGCAGGCGGGGCTCGCGGCTGGGCTGTTGGTCGTCTATTGGGCGCTGATGCGCTTCGTCCCGGTGCCGGGAGTTGGGGCCGGAGTCATCACTCCTCAGGGCAATCTGGCTATGTGGGTTGACACCGTAATTCTGGGCCGCTTCCGTGACGGAACCACCTACACCTGGATCCTGAGTAGCCTGGGTTTCGGCGCAACCACGCTGATGGGCGTTCTGGCCGGTCACATGCTGCGTGGGCCCAAACCGAAGGAACGCAAGGCGCTGCTGCTGGCGGCCTCCGGCCTTGCCTGCCTTTTTGCGGGCTGGCTGTGGAGTTTTGAATTCCCCATCATCAAGCACATCTGGACCAGCTCCATGGTGCTGTGGTCGGGCGGCTGGTGTCTGCTGCTACTGGCCCTGTTCTATTACGTCATCGACGTAAAGGGCTACCGCCGCTGGGCATTCTTCTTCATCGTCTTTGGCATGAACGCCATCGTCGCTTACATAGCCCCGGATATCATTCCATTCAGGACTATCAGCCGGACGCTGTTCGCCGGGCTCGCAACGCACCTGGGAATCTTAGGCAACTTCCTCATCGCTGCGGGATCGGTGGGAATCCTCTGGCTCGGGCTCTACTACATGTTCTGCAAAAAGACCTTTGTGCGGATTTAG
- a CDS encoding type 1 glutamine amidotransferase, which produces MRIHIIQHAVFEGPGAISEWAREREHLISVTEQFRRGRLPAVDDFDFLIIMGGPMSANDGAQFGWLAEEKKLIAESLREEKVILGVCLGAQLLAQALGAQVYRNREKEIGWFPVRLTLEAERSRLFSGLPAKMTVLQWHGETFDLPQGAVLLAENKLCRNQAFEIDGRVLGLQFHLEVQPQGLERLIENSAADLASGPAVQSATEMRALAHLAQALLPALYTILDRLAAAAA; this is translated from the coding sequence ATGCGTATTCACATCATCCAGCACGCGGTGTTTGAAGGGCCGGGAGCAATCTCCGAGTGGGCGCGAGAGCGAGAGCACTTGATCTCGGTCACCGAACAGTTCAGGCGGGGAAGGTTGCCGGCGGTCGATGACTTCGATTTCCTGATCATCATGGGCGGGCCAATGAGCGCGAACGACGGAGCCCAGTTCGGTTGGCTCGCGGAGGAAAAGAAGTTGATCGCGGAATCGCTGCGCGAGGAAAAGGTAATCCTGGGAGTGTGCCTGGGCGCGCAGCTTCTGGCGCAGGCGTTGGGTGCGCAGGTTTATCGCAACCGGGAGAAAGAGATTGGATGGTTTCCAGTCCGTCTGACGCTTGAAGCGGAGCGCAGCAGGTTATTTTCCGGTCTGCCAGCAAAAATGACAGTCCTGCAGTGGCATGGCGAAACGTTTGACCTGCCGCAGGGTGCTGTGCTACTGGCCGAAAATAAGCTGTGCCGCAACCAGGCATTCGAGATTGACGGCAGAGTTCTGGGGCTGCAATTCCATCTGGAAGTGCAGCCACAAGGGCTTGAGCGATTAATCGAGAACTCGGCGGCGGACCTTGCCTCCGGGCCGGCGGTCCAATCGGCGACAGAGATGCGCGCCCTTGCACACCTTGCACAAGCCCTCCTGCCTGCGCTTTATACCATCCTCGATCGCCTGGCTGCAGCTGCGGCCTGA
- a CDS encoding N-acetyltransferase family protein → MNAEWSEPLKVRQARVDDAKEIARIYNQGVQDRAATFENAYVTPEERYLWLAARPDRYPVLVAEVKHTLMGWAALNPYSPRRCFDGVAELSIFIERSLRGHGVAQELIKAMQDAAREKGFYKLVGRIIADNGPARKLCELAGWREVGVFEKHGQLGSEWHDLVLVEYLIPENMK, encoded by the coding sequence ATGAACGCAGAATGGAGCGAGCCGCTAAAGGTTCGGCAGGCCCGCGTTGACGATGCGAAGGAGATTGCCAGAATCTATAACCAGGGTGTGCAGGACCGCGCCGCAACTTTTGAAAACGCTTACGTCACTCCGGAGGAGCGTTACCTGTGGCTGGCCGCCCGGCCGGACCGGTACCCGGTGCTGGTGGCCGAAGTGAAGCACACGCTGATGGGCTGGGCAGCGCTCAACCCTTACAGCCCGCGGAGATGTTTTGACGGCGTGGCGGAATTGTCCATTTTTATCGAACGCAGCTTGCGCGGGCACGGTGTAGCGCAGGAACTCATTAAGGCCATGCAGGACGCGGCGCGCGAAAAAGGTTTCTATAAGCTGGTGGGGCGCATTATTGCCGACAACGGTCCGGCACGCAAACTCTGCGAACTGGCCGGCTGGCGGGAAGTTGGGGTGTTCGAGAAGCATGGCCAGCTCGGAAGCGAGTGGCATGACCTCGTGCTGGTGGAATACCTGATCCCTGAAAACATGAAGTAA
- a CDS encoding tetratricopeptide repeat protein, translating to MVENETGKSPLEAFEELAAKAPDNVMVHYSLGREYLKAKRYAEAERELREALRLKPDYSAAYRELGKSLVGLDRPDEAREVYTKGVEVACGKGDLQTQREIEVFLRRLDKAGA from the coding sequence GTGGTCGAAAATGAAACTGGGAAATCGCCGCTTGAAGCTTTTGAGGAGTTGGCGGCCAAGGCTCCTGATAATGTGATGGTCCACTACAGCCTGGGGCGAGAATACCTGAAGGCAAAGCGATATGCCGAAGCGGAACGCGAACTTCGCGAGGCGCTGCGGCTGAAGCCTGATTATTCGGCGGCCTACCGTGAACTGGGGAAGTCGTTGGTGGGACTTGACCGCCCCGATGAAGCCCGCGAGGTTTATACCAAGGGTGTCGAAGTGGCTTGCGGGAAGGGCGATCTGCAAACTCAGCGCGAGATTGAGGTTTTCCTGCGGCGGCTTGATAAAGCCGGGGCATAA